One region of Priestia megaterium genomic DNA includes:
- a CDS encoding amino acid ABC transporter substrate-binding protein has protein sequence MKKYWLFLLSIVVAVSVAGCGTNASPSAGEKKEKDVQTIVVGTGTQFPNICFIDDKGKLTGYDVEVVRAIDKELKDYKFEFKTMEFSNLLLSLESNKIDMIAHNMAQNAERKKKFLFNDETYNYSPLYVTVPKTRDDIHSLKDLEGKKMIVGATSNAAVYLDKYNQKHGNKIDVVYAGQGADDATTQLKTGRADATLATPFSIDFSNQALKFQQKTVGDIVINSKVYFMFNKKDEKLKSEVDQSIKKLKKDGTLKKLSTKWLGEDYTVQN, from the coding sequence ATGAAAAAATATTGGCTGTTTTTACTTTCAATTGTAGTAGCTGTGAGCGTGGCAGGATGCGGAACAAACGCATCTCCAAGTGCGGGAGAAAAGAAAGAAAAAGATGTTCAAACGATTGTTGTTGGAACAGGCACTCAGTTTCCTAACATTTGCTTTATTGATGATAAAGGCAAACTGACCGGTTATGATGTAGAAGTAGTAAGAGCGATCGACAAAGAGTTAAAGGATTATAAATTTGAATTTAAAACGATGGAATTTTCAAATCTGCTTCTTAGCTTAGAAAGTAATAAAATTGATATGATTGCTCATAACATGGCTCAGAACGCTGAGCGAAAGAAAAAGTTTTTATTTAATGATGAAACATATAATTATTCTCCGCTTTATGTAACGGTCCCTAAAACTCGAGATGATATTCATTCCTTAAAAGATTTAGAAGGTAAAAAAATGATTGTAGGAGCTACAAGCAATGCGGCTGTCTATCTAGACAAATACAATCAAAAACATGGTAATAAAATCGATGTAGTTTACGCTGGTCAAGGTGCTGATGATGCCACAACTCAATTAAAAACAGGCCGGGCAGATGCTACGCTTGCGACACCATTTTCCATCGACTTTAGTAATCAAGCGCTGAAATTTCAGCAAAAAACAGTTGGAGATATTGTGATTAATTCAAAAGTGTATTTTATGTTTAACAAAAAAGACGAAAAGTTAAAGTCGGAAGTCGACCAATCGATTAAAAAGCTGAAAAAAGACGGGACGTTAAAAAAACTCAGCACAAAATGGCTAGGAGAAGACTATACCGTGCAAAATTGA
- a CDS encoding LLM class flavin-dependent oxidoreductase: MKFALFSLIQNIQNPVTGETLTAQEKFQHVLNQAVLAEKLGFDAYGVGERHGAPFLSSSPPVVLSAIAAKTSHIRLLTTVTVLSILDPVRVAEDYATLDHLSGGRLELIIGKGNDPRHYPLFGITEEEQWESLAERYALLKQLWTEENVTWSGRYRPPLTNVTTQPRPFQPSIPVWHGSASSPLSTELAAKYGEPLFSSNSFHPQAKYKALIDHYRERFAYYGHDPRKAIVGSGASSLYISDTTEEAIRRYRPYYNAFSNTEAAKLNQSPFTSLEDIVQHGPALVGSPEQIIEKIIDYHYAYGNEVLSISVDGLSEAEQREQLERFASDIAPVLRKEIPGSVWENEKRGQGQDITK, encoded by the coding sequence ATGAAATTTGCTTTATTTAGTCTTATTCAAAATATCCAGAACCCGGTTACTGGAGAAACATTAACTGCTCAAGAAAAGTTTCAGCATGTGTTAAATCAAGCAGTGCTGGCAGAAAAATTAGGTTTTGATGCTTACGGAGTCGGCGAAAGACACGGAGCTCCTTTTTTGTCTTCTTCTCCTCCCGTTGTTCTAAGTGCAATCGCTGCTAAAACGTCGCACATTCGTCTTCTTACTACCGTTACCGTTCTAAGCATTTTAGATCCTGTACGAGTAGCTGAAGATTACGCAACGCTTGATCACCTGTCGGGTGGACGCCTTGAACTGATTATTGGAAAAGGCAATGATCCCCGTCATTATCCGCTTTTTGGCATTACAGAAGAAGAACAATGGGAGTCTCTTGCTGAAAGATACGCTCTTTTAAAACAGCTTTGGACAGAAGAAAATGTCACGTGGAGCGGCCGTTATCGTCCGCCTTTAACTAACGTTACGACTCAGCCTCGGCCGTTTCAGCCTTCTATTCCCGTTTGGCATGGAAGCGCGTCAAGCCCGCTGTCTACAGAACTTGCAGCTAAATACGGAGAGCCGCTATTTTCATCCAATTCCTTTCACCCTCAGGCTAAATATAAAGCGCTGATTGACCACTACCGGGAACGTTTTGCTTATTATGGCCATGACCCACGCAAGGCCATCGTCGGTTCGGGGGCTAGCAGCCTATATATCTCTGATACAACGGAAGAAGCGATTCGCCGCTATCGTCCATACTATAACGCATTTAGCAATACAGAAGCAGCCAAGCTTAATCAATCGCCATTCACATCACTAGAAGACATCGTTCAACACGGCCCTGCTTTAGTAGGAAGCCCAGAGCAAATCATTGAAAAAATAATAGACTATCACTATGCTTATGGAAACGAAGTGCTGAGCATCAGCGTAGACGGTCTAAGCGAAGCAGAGCAGCGCGAACAGCTAGAGCGCTTTGCAAGTGATATTGCACCTGTTCTTCGAAAAGAAATTCCCGGCAGCGTGTGGGAAAATGAAAAAAGAGGCCAAGGCCAAGATATAACGAAATGA
- a CDS encoding DUF805 domain-containing protein, with translation MHWYIKALKNYATFRGRATRTEYWMFTLFSYIFALVPFIFIFIDSLTVFAPILIWLYAAAMILPSLAVTVRRLHDTGRSGWWYLINFVPVIGGIWLLILLCQRSEVTANIYDTDTQAS, from the coding sequence ATGCACTGGTATATAAAAGCGTTAAAAAATTATGCAACGTTTCGAGGGAGAGCAACGCGTACGGAGTATTGGATGTTTACATTATTTAGTTATATCTTTGCGCTTGTTCCATTTATATTTATTTTCATTGATTCACTTACAGTCTTTGCACCTATTTTAATATGGTTATACGCAGCAGCAATGATTCTGCCTTCACTTGCCGTTACTGTTCGCCGACTGCATGATACAGGAAGAAGCGGCTGGTGGTATTTAATTAACTTTGTTCCAGTTATCGGAGGCATTTGGCTGCTCATCTTACTTTGTCAAAGAAGCGAAGTAACGGCCAATATTTACGACACAGACACGCAGGCTTCTTAA
- a CDS encoding DUF805 domain-containing protein has product MKWYLHVLKNYATFQGRATRTEYWMFVLFNFIISCVLSAIEFMTEKPTFLFTIYAVAVLIPSLAVTARRLHDTGKSGWWQLISIIPIIGGIWLLILLCLESEEQVNRFDVPNKVA; this is encoded by the coding sequence ATGAAATGGTATTTACATGTGCTAAAAAATTATGCAACGTTTCAAGGAAGAGCAACACGTACAGAGTATTGGATGTTTGTCTTATTTAATTTTATTATTTCTTGCGTGCTTTCAGCTATTGAATTCATGACAGAGAAGCCTACATTTTTGTTTACAATTTACGCTGTGGCAGTCCTAATCCCATCACTTGCTGTGACAGCGCGCCGCCTGCATGACACGGGAAAAAGCGGTTGGTGGCAACTCATTAGCATTATTCCAATTATCGGGGGTATTTGGCTGCTCATTCTTCTATGTCTAGAAAGTGAGGAGCAGGTAAATCGCTTTGATGTACCAAATAAAGTTGCGTAG
- a CDS encoding DUF4275 family protein, whose amino-acid sequence MKMKDALKKKGMFVKKLSNQGEFFRKRWENEFADALSASQKKKIYMDQFLWHAFSYEKLPCLQGEQAVQAFEHQVKNDCYLLFEHDERVLQLSKCKHLTTDDLSENTNMYLEDLYVVDKDFTWTYVITHESSCGPYFYRT is encoded by the coding sequence GTGAAAATGAAAGATGCGTTAAAGAAAAAAGGAATGTTTGTTAAAAAATTATCGAATCAAGGTGAATTCTTCCGGAAGCGGTGGGAAAATGAATTTGCAGATGCTTTAAGCGCATCGCAAAAAAAGAAAATTTATATGGACCAATTTTTATGGCATGCGTTTAGCTATGAAAAGCTACCTTGTTTACAAGGAGAACAAGCGGTTCAAGCGTTTGAGCACCAAGTTAAGAACGACTGTTATTTGTTGTTTGAGCATGATGAACGAGTGCTGCAGCTATCTAAATGTAAGCATTTAACAACTGATGATTTAAGTGAAAATACAAATATGTATTTAGAAGATTTATACGTGGTGGATAAAGATTTTACGTGGACTTATGTGATCACGCATGAAAGTTCATGTGGACCTTACTTTTACCGAACATAA
- a CDS encoding MFS transporter produces MKNKLLSWKYPCLLLFGIGTSNIGDWIYLIALNVMMLDMTNSPLAVSGLYMIKPLAALCTNIWSGSLIDRMNKRKLMLFLDWMRAGIIVCLPFFSSILIIYALVFIISMASSMFRPTSMVYITKLIPTEKRKRFNSLRSLIDSGGFLLGPAAAGALFMIGTPVFAIYANAAALVVSGMVTLLMPNLDTKTETKENKLSVNTIREDWKAVIRFSRANRYIITIYVLFSFLMVMATAIDSLEVSFATRVIHLSESEYGFLVSVAGAGIMIGAVVNTLLAQKLSANFLIGAGSVGVSLGYLLYACSSSFQTMGTGFFSLSFALAFASAGFQTFYQNSIPVDMMGRVGSIYGLLESLLIIMMTFLCGMAAHIVSIQGAVVGGSLIMLLSTIVLFLYTLKPAFYKISLVKKQGI; encoded by the coding sequence ATGAAAAATAAGCTGTTGTCTTGGAAATACCCGTGTTTATTGCTGTTTGGAATTGGCACTAGCAATATCGGCGACTGGATTTATTTAATTGCTTTAAATGTCATGATGCTTGATATGACGAATTCGCCGCTTGCGGTTTCAGGACTATACATGATAAAGCCGCTTGCTGCGCTATGTACAAATATATGGTCTGGAAGCTTAATTGACCGCATGAACAAACGGAAGCTGATGCTGTTTTTAGATTGGATGCGCGCCGGAATTATTGTTTGCCTTCCGTTTTTCTCATCCATCCTTATCATTTATGCGCTGGTATTTATCATCAGTATGGCAAGTTCGATGTTTCGCCCGACATCGATGGTCTATATCACAAAGCTTATTCCAACTGAAAAGCGAAAAAGATTTAATTCACTGCGCAGTTTGATTGACTCAGGAGGCTTTCTTCTTGGTCCGGCCGCAGCAGGTGCGTTATTTATGATTGGAACGCCTGTGTTTGCTATCTATGCCAATGCTGCAGCGCTCGTGGTGTCTGGAATGGTTACTTTATTAATGCCGAACTTAGATACAAAAACAGAAACTAAAGAAAATAAACTCTCTGTAAACACCATTCGAGAAGATTGGAAAGCGGTGATTCGCTTCAGTAGAGCCAACAGATACATTATCACCATTTATGTATTGTTCAGTTTCTTAATGGTCATGGCCACGGCAATTGATTCTCTTGAAGTTTCATTTGCAACAAGAGTCATTCATTTATCCGAAAGCGAATACGGATTTTTAGTAAGCGTAGCAGGCGCTGGCATTATGATTGGCGCAGTTGTGAATACACTGTTGGCTCAGAAGCTGTCGGCGAACTTTCTCATAGGCGCCGGCAGTGTAGGAGTATCGCTTGGCTATTTGCTGTACGCGTGTTCGTCTTCTTTTCAAACCATGGGAACAGGATTTTTTAGCTTATCTTTTGCGTTAGCTTTTGCAAGTGCTGGTTTTCAAACCTTTTATCAAAACAGCATTCCCGTTGACATGATGGGAAGAGTAGGAAGTATCTATGGACTGCTTGAGTCACTCCTGATTATTATGATGACCTTTCTATGCGGAATGGCTGCACACATTGTTTCAATTCAAGGAGCTGTAGTTGGTGGAAGCCTGATTATGCTTTTAAGTACGATTGTGTTGTTTTTGTACACGTTAAAGCCGGCGTTTTATAAAATAAGTTTAGTCAAAAAACAAGGAATCTAA